Proteins encoded within one genomic window of Formosa agariphila KMM 3901:
- a CDS encoding glycoside hydrolase family 30 protein gives MTFEVYETSEKGNSLTKLETFKSNKDTVDLKLSPEQTFQTITGFGGAFTESSAYLLNKLSQANRDTILQAYFAKEGANYSLTRTHMNSCDFSLTNYSYSPVAGDKNLEHFTIEEDMDDLIPMIKDAMEVSEDGFKIFASPWTAAPWMKDNRKWVGGKLLPEYYDTWALFFSKYLDAYKAEGIDIWGFTVENEPHGNGNNWESMHFSPKEMTDFVEFHLGPKLEKDGYGDKIILGYDQNRAGLNEWVDEMYRSESSSKYFDGTAIHWYESTYDYFPEALQYAHNKAPNKLLIETEGCIDSQVPVWKDDAWYWKKEATDWGYDWASPEDKHLHPKYAPVNRYARDIIGCLNNWVDGWVDWNMVLDRQGGPNWFENWCVAPVIVDPDADEVYFTPLYYTMAHFSKYMRPGAKVIGVENSDDSLMVSSVKNPDGSIAVVIFNETKTPKNISLTLDENTVEFSIDAQAIQTVMLTEL, from the coding sequence ATGACATTTGAAGTCTATGAAACCTCCGAAAAAGGTAACAGTCTTACAAAACTAGAAACTTTTAAGTCCAACAAAGATACGGTGGACCTAAAACTATCGCCTGAGCAAACATTTCAAACCATTACTGGCTTCGGCGGGGCGTTTACAGAATCTTCGGCATACTTATTAAACAAATTAAGCCAAGCGAATCGCGACACGATTTTACAAGCCTATTTTGCAAAAGAAGGCGCGAATTATTCGTTAACCAGAACACATATGAATTCTTGCGATTTTTCTCTTACGAATTACTCATATTCTCCTGTAGCGGGTGATAAAAATTTAGAGCATTTTACGATTGAAGAAGATATGGACGATTTAATTCCGATGATAAAAGACGCTATGGAAGTGTCTGAAGACGGATTTAAAATATTTGCTTCACCATGGACGGCCGCGCCTTGGATGAAAGATAATAGAAAATGGGTTGGGGGAAAATTACTGCCAGAATATTACGATACTTGGGCGTTATTTTTCTCGAAATACTTAGATGCGTACAAAGCTGAAGGTATTGATATTTGGGGATTCACGGTAGAAAACGAACCTCATGGCAATGGTAATAATTGGGAAAGTATGCATTTCTCTCCAAAAGAAATGACCGATTTTGTCGAGTTTCATTTAGGACCAAAATTAGAGAAAGATGGTTACGGCGATAAAATTATTCTAGGATACGATCAAAACAGAGCCGGTTTAAACGAATGGGTAGATGAAATGTATAGAAGCGAATCCTCTTCTAAATATTTCGATGGTACGGCGATTCATTGGTATGAAAGTACTTACGATTATTTCCCTGAAGCTTTACAATATGCACACAACAAGGCACCAAATAAACTTTTAATTGAAACGGAAGGTTGTATAGATTCTCAAGTTCCTGTTTGGAAAGACGATGCTTGGTATTGGAAAAAAGAAGCTACAGATTGGGGGTATGATTGGGCATCTCCAGAGGATAAACATTTACACCCAAAATACGCGCCTGTAAATCGGTATGCGAGAGATATTATTGGTTGCCTTAACAATTGGGTAGACGGTTGGGTAGATTGGAACATGGTGTTAGACCGACAAGGCGGACCAAACTGGTTTGAAAATTGGTGTGTAGCACCGGTTATTGTAGATCCTGATGCAGACGAAGTTTATTTTACACCACTTTACTACACTATGGCTCATTTTAGTAAATATATGCGTCCTGGAGCTAAGGTTATCGGTGTTGAAAACTCAGATGACTCATTGATGGTATCTTCTGTTAAAAATCCAGATGGTTCTATTGCAGTTGTGATTTTTAATGAAACTAAAACGCCAAAAAATATCAGCTTAACATTAGATGAAAATACAGTAGAGTTTTCAATTGATGCACAAGCCATTCAAACCGTGATGCTAACTGAGTTGTAA
- a CDS encoding glycoside hydrolase family 2 TIM barrel-domain containing protein, giving the protein MKHALILILLAVSCYGCKQESVATQVTISGRHLQVNDEAYTIKGICYHPVPQGSEHRDFKTLSQDLVLMQEAGINTIRTYAPIDDEAVLDEIATAGLKVIIGFGYDQKGFFDVYSGSFIDYVNTYKHHPAILMWELGNEYNYHPEWFNGDVKNWYKAMNAAADLIHKNDSNHPVATAHGELPDDIALSLSPNIDVWGMNVYRWDNPEEIFRQWTAISDKPMYISEAGGDSYMTMESDGFQQGENQHAQAQANAMILDKIIENLDLCAGVTMFSFTDGWWKAGHPDQQDIGGWAPNSSGVPYDGSPNEEYWGIVDINRNKKETFTVIKAKYNQIK; this is encoded by the coding sequence ATGAAACACGCACTTATATTAATACTTCTTGCTGTTAGCTGTTACGGCTGTAAACAAGAGTCGGTTGCTACGCAGGTTACAATCTCTGGTCGACATTTACAGGTAAATGATGAAGCGTATACCATTAAAGGCATTTGTTATCATCCAGTACCACAAGGGTCAGAACATAGAGATTTTAAGACCTTAAGTCAGGATTTAGTACTAATGCAGGAAGCGGGAATAAATACCATTAGAACGTATGCACCTATAGATGATGAAGCTGTGTTAGATGAAATTGCGACCGCAGGATTAAAAGTTATTATCGGTTTTGGCTACGACCAAAAAGGGTTTTTCGATGTGTATTCGGGGAGCTTTATAGATTATGTAAATACCTATAAACATCATCCTGCTATTCTTATGTGGGAATTGGGGAACGAATATAATTATCATCCCGAATGGTTTAATGGCGATGTGAAAAACTGGTACAAAGCCATGAATGCTGCTGCAGATTTAATTCATAAAAACGATTCCAATCACCCGGTGGCAACGGCACATGGCGAGTTGCCAGACGATATCGCACTATCACTTTCACCTAACATAGATGTTTGGGGTATGAATGTGTACCGTTGGGATAATCCGGAAGAGATTTTTAGACAATGGACAGCAATAAGTGATAAGCCCATGTATATCTCTGAAGCTGGTGGCGATAGTTATATGACTATGGAAAGCGACGGATTTCAGCAAGGTGAAAATCAGCACGCTCAAGCGCAAGCTAATGCTATGATTTTAGATAAAATCATTGAAAATCTAGATCTATGTGCAGGAGTCACTATGTTTTCATTCACAGATGGCTGGTGGAAGGCGGGGCATCCAGACCAACAAGATATTGGTGGTTGGGCGCCAAACAGTAGTGGCGTGCCTTACGATGGATCTCCGAACGAAGAATACTGGGGCATTGTAGATATCAATAGAAACAAAAAAGAAACTTTTACTGTTATAAAAGCAAAATATAATCAGATAAAATAA
- a CDS encoding glycosyl hydrolase family 17 protein, with protein sequence MCNLKTCITLFIVCMMLGCNNKTQIAQELSAAAILGNPKYLAISYGGYRETTREVQPTMAELKDDLKILSAMGIKVLRTYNVHLDQAANLLKAISELKATDPSFEMYVMLGAWIDCKNAFNSANGEPDHSLESERNAVEIETAVQLTKAYPDIVKIIAVGNEAMVKWAASYYVQPGVILKWVHHLQDLKQSGELPTDLWVTSSDNFASWGGGDAEYHTEDLNQLIKTVDYISMHTYPMHDTHYHSVFWGVEDSEADLSDEEKIEVAMARAKAYAVSQYDSVYNYMTSLGVNKPIHIGETGWASVSNALYGEMGSKATDEYKEALYYKSMRDWTNENGMSCFYFEAFDEQWKDANNPLGSENHFGLINLNGEAKYALWDLVDQGVFKGLTRNGKPITKTFGGNKAALMETVAVPPIKN encoded by the coding sequence ATGTGTAATCTAAAAACCTGTATAACACTTTTTATAGTTTGTATGATGTTAGGATGTAACAATAAAACTCAGATTGCGCAGGAATTATCGGCAGCAGCTATTTTAGGGAATCCAAAATACCTGGCTATTTCTTATGGCGGTTACCGTGAAACCACTCGCGAGGTGCAACCTACTATGGCAGAATTGAAAGATGATTTGAAGATTCTTTCGGCTATGGGCATAAAAGTTTTACGGACCTATAATGTGCATTTAGATCAGGCGGCTAATCTGTTAAAAGCGATAAGTGAATTAAAAGCAACGGATCCAAGTTTTGAAATGTACGTTATGCTTGGGGCGTGGATAGATTGTAAAAATGCATTTAATTCTGCTAACGGCGAGCCAGACCATAGTCTAGAAAGTGAACGAAATGCTGTTGAAATAGAGACGGCTGTTCAGTTAACAAAAGCATATCCAGACATCGTTAAAATTATTGCTGTGGGTAATGAAGCCATGGTAAAATGGGCGGCGAGTTATTATGTACAGCCGGGCGTGATTTTAAAATGGGTACATCATTTACAAGACTTAAAACAATCAGGAGAATTACCAACTGATTTATGGGTTACAAGCTCAGACAATTTTGCGTCTTGGGGTGGAGGCGATGCCGAATATCATACAGAAGATTTAAATCAACTAATTAAAACTGTCGATTATATCTCTATGCATACCTACCCAATGCACGATACCCATTATCATTCTGTGTTTTGGGGTGTTGAAGACAGTGAAGCAGATTTATCAGACGAAGAAAAGATTGAAGTGGCTATGGCACGCGCTAAAGCCTATGCCGTATCGCAATACGATAGTGTTTACAATTACATGACGAGTTTAGGCGTAAATAAACCAATTCATATTGGAGAAACAGGTTGGGCGAGCGTGTCTAACGCATTGTATGGAGAAATGGGTTCGAAGGCTACAGATGAATATAAAGAAGCCTTGTATTACAAATCTATGCGAGACTGGACAAACGAAAATGGAATGTCTTGCTTTTATTTTGAAGCTTTCGACGAGCAGTGGAAAGATGCCAATAATCCCTTAGGTTCCGAAAATCATTTTGGCCTTATCAATTTAAATGGAGAAGCCAAATATGCTTTATGGGATTTAGTCGATCAAGGCGTTTTTAAAGGATTGACCAGAAATGGAAAGCCGATTACAAAAACTTTTGGAGGTAATAAAGCGGCTTTAATGGAAACCGTTGCAGTGCCACCAATTAAAAATTAA